One Xyrauchen texanus isolate HMW12.3.18 chromosome 2, RBS_HiC_50CHRs, whole genome shotgun sequence genomic window carries:
- the si:dkey-171c9.3 gene encoding uncharacterized protein si:dkey-171c9.3, with product MTTEEWLCRTFKLCDLVSSESGLSGEVINSDSYPQPAYNPSSIQLTLETYSQLLDKTSELNMKHIDQKVMEQDNEQIESIDHFAQMTAKSVLDSAMMTGEYHLDKCNLTDPRESIKVRGNDVDMLAEELTLQVCCKALQEMGKSYEDRGYKEAIEGIFENASVMCASGYHCDENTSEMETKMEEYDEASGTTVYATALNSMASLGSIDYPDAPPSTPLLPEMMKSRASFTRKLKGGLAKEFLPSPPPPTPKDQMQSLLENQMTDTSADKSDFMVRLLRSLSLEYCRHEGLGEEDAEEVDDGGHQNEIPRLYDYAAQLSADILHCITANTIEVNGEGSMKRVQTIAYQLADDIFVKSIAELIESETIESRRDTSFSKEEATSYSTLKPNMEDVASVLDAASQQRPSIPFSAVEGVNVLASELILNAVVQAFVKLKQGMFKHGTHPHFLGQATELQPWEKGRYSNTNLCTESIQSHNAKAFSCCNNKSESSPITFDSSNMTSSAEYTFAENFTEDSVYDASSICSNGKLGSQRDIKSCIIKMHAEESRDVQELQCALLWAAASQKGISALQFHLADTSLQHQLCGLSRSAHVNGWTVGALMASLYQFCDMKRETSRGHYKSSDSLLEHLQCLIDSTCLN from the exons atgACTACAGAGGAGTGGTTGTGCCGCACATTTAAACTTTGTGATCTTGTCAGTTCAGAGTCTGGTCTCTCTGGT GAAGTAATCAACAGCGATTCATATCCACAGCCTGCTTATAACCCATCATCTATCCAGCTTACTTTGGAAACTTACAGTCAGCTACTGGATAAAACATCAGAATTAAACATGAAGCATATTGATCAAAAAGTGATGGAACAAGACAATGAACAGATAGAGTCTATTGATCACTTTGCACAGATGACAGCCAAATCTGTCTTAGATTCTGCTATGATGACAGGCGAATACCATCTTGACAAATGCAATCTAACTGACCCAAGAGAATCCATCAAAGTTAGAGGAAATGACGTGGATATGTTAGCTGAGGAGCTAACATTACAAGTCTGTTGCAAAGCATTGCAAGAGATGGGGAAATCATACGAAGATAGAGGTTATAAAGAGGCTATAGAGGGAATTTTCGAAAATGCATCTGTCATGTGTGCCTCGGGGTACCACTGTGATGAAAACACATCTGAAATGGAAACCAAGATGGAGGAATATGATGAAGCATCTGGTACCACAGTATATGCCACTGCCTTGAACAGCATGGCCAGTCTGGGCTCTATTGACTACCCTGATGCTCCTCCAAGCACCCCTTTACTTCCAGAGATGATGAAGAGCCGAGCCAGTTTTACAAGGAAGCTAAAGGGGGGACTGGCTAAAGAGTTCCTTCCTTCACCCCCTCCTCCAACCCCCAAAGACCAGATGCAATCCTTATTGGAGAACCAGATGACAGACACCTCTGCTGACAAATCAGACTTCATGGTAAGACTGTTGCGCTCACTATCATTAGAGTACTGTCGACATGAAGGTCTAGGAGAAGAGGATGCTGAAGAGGTTGATGATGGTGGACATCAAAATGAGATTCCTAGATTGTATGACTATGCAGCACAACTGTCTGCTGATATTCTGCATTGTATTACCGCAAACACGATAGAAGTAAATGGAGAGGGTTCTATGAAACGAGTGCAAACTATTGCTTATCAACTGGCGGATGACATTTTCGTAAAGTCTATTGCAGAGTTGATTGAAAGTGAGACAATAGAAAGCAGAAGAGACACCTCATTTTCGAAGGAAGAAGCAACATCATATTCAACCCTCAAGCCCAACATGGAAGACGTGGCTTCAGTGTTAGATGCTGCTTCTCAACAAAGACCTAGCATCCCATTCTCTGCAGTGGAGGGAGTGAATGTTTTAGCTAGTGAGCTAATCCTTAATGCCGTGGTTCAAGCTTTTGTTAAGCTAAAACAGGGTATGTTTAAACATGGAACCCATCCACATTTTTTGGGCCAAGCAACAGAACTACAACCATGGGAAAAAGGAAGATATTCAAACACAAATTTGTGTACAGAATCGATCCAGTCCCACAATGCCAAAGCCTTCAGTTGCTGTAACAATAAATCAGAATCGAGTCCTATTACATTTGACAGCAGTAACATGACATCGTCAGCAGAATACACATTTGCTGAGAACTTCACAGAAGATTCTGTATATGATGCTTCCAGCATATGTTCAAATGGCAAACTTGGTTCACAGAGAGATATTAAATCGTGCATAATCAAGATGCATGCTGAGGAAAGTCGTGATGTTCAGGAACTGCAATGTGCGCTACTTTGGGCTGCAGCCTCTCAGAAAGGGATTTCAGCACTTCAATTTCATCTAGCAGACACAAGCCTTCAACACCAG CTTTGTGGACTCTCTCGGAGTGCCCATGTGAATGGCTGGACAGTGGGCGCTTTAATGGCATCACTCTACCAGTTTTGTGATATGAAGCGAGAGACCAGCAGAGGGCACTATAAGAGCTCTGATTCTCTGTTGGAGCATCTGCAGTGCCTGATTGACAGTACATGTTTAAACTGA